AACATGGAGTTCTCTTCAGCTGAGAAGGAAGAGGTTTGTTGTTCTCCCTAGCTCAGGACCTCCTGATATCATCACATGTCTAATCGGTTCTTGGGGCTTCCTGTTGAGGTCAAGGGGCATGGCATGCATGTGTCTACATCAGTGATTCCATTAGTGGGAAAGAGGGCACCTGCGCTGTGTGAGCTCAGCATGGTTCATGGGGCATTTGCCAAGGCAGCCAGGCGATGATAAGATGTCTGGGCATAGCAAAAGTGCTGACCTAGGAACGTTTTGCCAGGAAAAGTCACTTAGGATATCAGCACCCCACCTGTCTATTTATCAAATGGAAGCCACAGCCTGTCTTCCCAAGGACATGGCAGAACAGAAGCCCGCCATGCCCTCTGTGTGGGGTGGGGATTCTAACCAAGCCCTTCAGTTGTTCTGAGaggttgtttttctctgtgtctcgGTGGCTCAGTGCATTTGTGGGCACAGTGAGACTTCATTCATCTGTCTGCTCTCAACAGCTCTCCTAGTGTCTGTATCCTGGCAGGTCCCACTGAAGGCTTAGGGGCTGAAGCTTTGCCATGTGCATGtttacatgtgcacacagataaGAGGAAACTAGATGTCTGTGCCAGGCCCTCTGACACAATTTCTTTATCACAGATTTGCCAAGGCAGCTGGAGGTACAAGGTTGCTTTACTTTTGCTGTGAACGAAGAACTGAGGGGAAAAGGAGGATGCTATCACAGGGAGGTGGGTATGCACTGTCTTTGAGAAGAGGGGGTGTCCTAGGAAGAAACCTGGGTTGTTCCAGCAGAGCATCATGTGTCCCCACATGGAACCTGAAGCAAATCCGGCAGCTGGGAGCTGCACCGGCAGCCATCAGCAGCAAAAGACCTGGGCCGTACACACCACGATGGCAAATGCTACTGGGACCATTTTGAAAAACAATGTTGTCATCTTTAagatgatttttctttctctatcaaGCTGACCCTTCTCTTCTGTAAGCAGTATCTTCCCAATGAGACTTGAGTCACAGTAGGGTGATTAACCATCCCATTTTGCTTGCCATggtcagtttgtttttgttgttattcttaAAGTTCTAAATCCTGGGGAAGCCTCCCATCCCAGGATCTGAGCTGAGAAAAGGGCTTTCTAAGACGCAACAACCATTGTGGATTGTGCACTGCAGCCTTTCACTGAGTCCTGGAGAGCCACCTGCAAGGGCCCACCTGAACAGGAACTTACACTGAACACCCAGGCATGCAGAGCCACAGATATGCTTAACTGTACAGAGCTCAGTCCGTGATGCGGAAGCTGCAGACGTACTGCATTTTCCTCAAGGCCAGTTGGACCATAGAAGGAAAGGAAACTAATAAAATAGAGGAAAAGTCCACATGTTTTGACACTGTAGAGCCATGGAAGTCAACTGTCCACTCCCAGCCAGAAATGACTACCTGATGAGCCTTTTGGAACCATTACCTGAATTGTGAACATTTCCCCTAATGCCCCACATCTGGTGCTCTAGTGAAAGCTGCAGGAGACCAAAGGCAAACCAGTGGCCACAAAGGTGGGGGAATGCCCCTAGGGATCCAGAACCTGCCCAGGAGGGGGCAGTGCAGCCCATGAGCACCTGGACACCCTGGAGAGAGGTGGGAAGGGCTGCTCAAAAGGGTGTGCCATCCCACCCTGGCGTCCTATGCCCCATTCTGCAGCAGGTGGCAGAGAATCACCTTGGTACAAGTTACAGATACAGTGACAAGAACCTATTCAGTGTCATCTTGCCCCACATCACCAAGGACCCAGCTCTCAGGCACCTTGTAAACAAATGTGCCATACAAATCCTTAAACATTTATGGACTCATACTTCCCAGAGTGGATAAAGGGGAAACCCAAGAGTTAAGTCAGTTGAAGAAATAGAATCAAAACTTGATCTTGTGCATTCGATTTAAGCAGCTGACACAAAACTGAGACCAAGTGGGAAATGACACCTGGGTCTCCTACTCTGGCTAGACCTTTTTAACTGTGATAACTTTCTCTCTACCCTTGCCTGGGGTTCATACTGGCTAACTTCATCCTCACCTCCAAACCTTCAACTGGCTGTGTCTATTCAGACATTCTCATCCTCTGTCCTTCATTTCTATCCCTTACTTTCCTAAACACTCACTCTCTTCTTTCAGACTGTTTTCAACCTTGCTTCTTTTTAACTTCCTACAAAGCAGAGGAAGGAGTTCTCAGAGAAAGGAAGTTTTAAATTTGTAGATAATCACTTGTTAGCTACGTAGCCCTTGGTGTTTAGTTTCTCTTAACTCAGGTCCTTTTCGTCACTATAGGATAAAGTAGCCTCCATTTTATAAAGCTTCAACAACCAGCCAGTAAGTTGTGTGTAAGTTTTGAGAGCAACTGTGTGCCTGTATCCTTCAAGTCATCAGTCCCCTCTCTATAGAGCCCCCAGGGGTTCTTGGAACTGGAGAGTGTACCAGGACCTTTGAACACTCTGCTTTTAACTAGACTGCCACACCTATGAGTTTGAAAAGTTTATATTACACATCAGGCACAGATAGGCATTAACAAGTATAATACTAATATCCATTTGCTGTAATGAAACTTATTTATAACTCACCAATTGTTAATTATTGGAAATTTCCACTCAATATTTTCAAACCATGGTTGACTACTTCACTGAAATGAAAGGGAGCGAAGCCTTGGATAGGTTACACTCAGCGTTTTTCAGAATATGTTAGAGGGGTAAATGATATAGATAATTACCCCAAACCTTAAAGCAAAGTCTCTTTATAGACAGTCTAACCTGGCCAGCCTGTTGGTGCTACCTTCTGACAAGCCTGGGCTTATGGAGTTTTTGTTAAGAAACATGATTTTAGGAACTGTGAAACAAAGTCTAGTGACAGTTTTCATTAAATTACTCGCTTAGGACTTTTCAAAAAAGGTTCAGAGCCACCAGCTCTGGAACTCAGTCAGTGGGAAATAGTTGTCTGGGGCCCAGAGGGGCCTCAGGGCTGTATTCACAGCCATTATCTGACTTCCATGGTCCATTCTCAGCCATTCATGATGCAAGTTCAGAAATATACAAATTCAACAAGAATGTGAAATCCAAAGTAATGTTCCTGTGCTCCTTCCTAGCCAGCTGGAAGCTTGTCATTCTCCAGTTCTGCTAGATAGAGACCTGAAGTGAGCTATGCCTCCGATGTAGATGGCTTACATCCTTGACAGGGAATGGTATTTCTTGGGTGCCTTCCTAGGGTCCCACCTGTACAGCTATGACTATTCTCAAACTAAGACAAGGTCAAGGAGAAGGGGCTAGCCAGGGAGCTGAACCTAATAGATTTTATGGAGCATGGGGAATGGCACCTCAGGAGCAACCCATGGTAGAATAAAATAGTGGCTTATAGGTGCCCATGGAGTGGTGCTGAGGGAAGGCCAACTTTTCCAAGTCACATGTCCTAGgaagctctcctctcctctgccccATTAGGCTTCTAAGTGGGGAACAAGGAGATCTGTCTGTCTTATTCCTGGAGATGGCAGCCTTATGTGAAAGTGGCACAGCCCTGGCTTCATGGGTGACCTGCTTTCCTTGGAGAATACAGCCTGGGTGACAAGAACCTTCTGTGCTGGGTCCAGTCCCTGTATGACTAAAGCAAGTGACTTGGATCCTCTGAGCTCTGAGCAATTAACTTTCTGCTGGTCTCTTTAGGGACAACACAGTTTAGGAAGCAGAAACGCTCTCTTGGAAAATCTAAAGTACCCTAGCTTTCTTTATTAGTATAACTTGCCATTTCCAGGAGGCATGGGCAGCCCCAGACATCAGTGAACTTGTAGGATAGTAGCATTGAGCTGAAACAGAGCTTGGAAGCCAGCTAGAATCTGGGAATACTGATTCAGGGACTACAGTCTTCTACAGTGTCCAGGTGGGGAACAGATGTGCAGACCTTCATTAGACTAACAAAAGCACCAGCGAGGAGAACAGTGTGTGCTCTGCTGGGAGACCAAATGCACTAACAGCTATGCATTATGCTGGCAGAAAGAAGGAGACAATGGTGGGTAGGGGAAGAGAGGTGACGATATTGTAGGCTAAGGGTGCTACATTCCCTCTGGGGAGCTCTAGTGCACAGTGGCTTCTCTCCTAGCCTGTCTCTGCACTAGTAATGAGTTTGGGTTAGGAGGGAGACAGTAGTGGGTTTAGCTTAAACCTTGCCACATGGGCAGCACCTGACATGCAGAGCTGGCTTTCTCCTGCGTTAGCTCTTTGTATCCACCCCTCCCTCAGCAGTGCCCTCCAGAATCTGGACTGCGTGATAAGTTTTGCCTCCATTTCTGTTTCCCATAGCAATGCTCACCTTTCGGAGTCTTGCGGCTCCCGTGCCCGAGCGAATGGCATCCATCAAGGCTTGCCTGGCATCCACTGTGTTGCTGAGGGTGGCAGTGCTGAACCTAGAAACCGTTATGGGAGCTGATGGAGCCTGGGAGGCTGGAGGGGGTGGTAGTTGCAGGGCAGGTGGTGGTGGGAGGCCAGGGTCTTCTTGCTGAGCTTTGTCCAAACCTGGAGCCAAGAGTGCAGCATCTCGGAAGCTCTGGAGCTCCTCAGAGGCAAGCGAAGATACCTAATGAGACAGTTAGTGGTTACTAGAGTGAGTGCTCATGTACCCTGTCTCATCTGTAATACTCCATGGTGCTGAACCTAGGGCGAGCCTTTGGGAAGTGATTAGTTCATAAATGTGGATCTACCATGAGTAGAATCAGTACCAAATAAAAGAAGCCCCAGAGAGTCCCTGGAACCTCCTGTCATGTGAAGCCTTGGCATGGAGGTACTAGGGACCAGAAAGACAACCCTACAAAACACCAACTCTGCTATTGCCATGACTTTTGACTTCTATCTTCTAGAGCTGTAAGAAATAAACCCCCATTGTTTCTGAGCCACCCAGTCTATAGTGCTTTGTTATAGCAGACTGAAGGAATTAACAGTTACAATTTGTGGAAAGCTCCTTTCCAAGAAGACAGCATATAGCTACCCATCTCACAGTGAACCTCAAAGAGCTCCTTAGTGATGaaccacagaaaacagaaatatgTCTGCTCATTACTTATACATATATCCCCATGCTCTTCCAAAGCATGGCTCAATGGTGCCAGCTATAACAGGAGTGCAAGAGTACTCTCTagtttcatatttttcttcacaTGTGGAGATAGAAATAGAAGCTGGACACACAGCTTTGACCAAGTGGGGGTTGAACTTGACTCCCACTAAAACTCCAGGGGAATATACAAGTCACATCATTCGTCAAATCCCATGTGTGATGGCCACAGGTGCACTGCCCTGCCTCTAAATTCAATTAATATTGTGCCTACAATTATGCAAGTCCAGGGCTATCTTTGCACAGTTGCCTCAGTCTGTGATGGTAGGAACTGTGACAGTGGCCTGGTATCCTACCCTGAGGTCATGATGAGTGTGTGAGAGAATTTGAAAAGTGTTAGTGTAGGCCTGCAGGAAAGGTAGAGAAATGCCACTCATAGAAGCAGAGGTCATAACAGATGCCTAGAGTTGGGTGACAATGTACCAAGCAAGTGGAGTTAGCAATCCACCTGCTGCAAACTAGTCATCTAGTTGCTGCTGTCATCTAGTCACAGTGATGGAAGCTAAGTGGTGCCAGCCTAGTTTGCTAGGGAGAAGTGCAGGCAGGATTCTGAACCTGTTCTATACACAAGGCCCTTTTCCTTACCTTCTTTAGGCTGAGAGTTCCACTGTGGCCCCGGATGGCTGCCAGAAGGGCAGATCGCTCGCTCTCTGCCTCCACATAGGATGGCTTCTTTGGCTTTCCTTCTGAGGTGAGTTCTGCAGTCTAGAATATTAACAAGCTTAACAGTATTCCACTGTGAAGATAAGGGAAGGCTAACTCCCTGTCAGCAGATGCCTACAGCATCAATTCCCCTCAACCTATCTGCTAAAAGATACACCCAGAAGATCATGGAAGAGCTTACAGCTTAGCCACAACAGCAAGGCTTACATACACAACCATTTGCTTTTCTAGTTTCAGCACAGCATACAAAAACTTTACTGAGTCATTCAACACATGGGTAGAGCAGCCTTTGAGCTAGACTATGTTGTCCAGATGTAGGCTGATGTAAATAATGTTCTGAGCACAAGCAGTTTAGGAGGTGGAATGAAGGCCTTTTCAACTTGGGTGTTTTCAACTTGTTTTGGGATACCATGATATAACCCTGTAGTAAGTTGAGGGGCGTAGAAGAAACAAGGTTGTATCAAGTGCTGTCTCTTACTATGAGACTATTCCTGCTGTTTTCCCAGCTTTCCCTAGCTGACATGTGTGCTGAAATCTTGCAGACCTAGATGAGGATGTTAGTGGGTGACACTGAGCCAGACCACCTAAGACTCACTCTGCTTTGcttcctcaactgaaaaatggaggAATTAACTCTTCAGTATTTGCATTAGCAGCTCAGTAATAACATTTGGATGTGTTACGTGACCTGATAATGGAGGAAGATCACAAAGTTCTTGCTATTTCTGCTGTAGAATGACAATGTAATGTCATCACATAATGTTTCAGTCAACAGCAGACCACACTGGTGACAGCAGACTCACAAGACTGAAAAGAGATGAAATACTCCTGTCTCCCAGTGACTCTGTAGCCATACTAATGTCCTACTGCAATGAACTTCACAGGGGTTTGGCGTGATGCTAGTGTAGGCAAGCGTATACCCTGTGCTGGTAGACATGCAGAGGTATGACACGTAGCTACACGCAGTCGtgtgtgactctggattgtgacTGTGGTTGACTATGTTGCTGTATTATGCACTCACTATCCTATAGGTTCTCTGGTTACTTTGGCGTAGACAACTACTTTTGGGGTTAtggttttattcttttattttcctccaaAATGCTAGGGCCTGCTGCACAAGCAGCATCCTTTTTCAATCTCCTCTTGATATCATCTGATGTAACAAGAAGTCCCTGTTGAGTGCTAGCCTgttgtcatataggcttttgtgaTACCTCATGATGTTCACACAGCAATGAAACCACTTGCCATGCAGTTCTCAGAATGTGTCCCCTTTTCTAGTAATACAAGGCTGTACAGAAAGCAGTGGCCCTCCTGTGGCTTACTGTCTCGAAGTGTCAAGACATTGCCCAGAAGCTCATGGAAGGAAACTTTCTCAGCCTACCACAACTAGGAGCTGATGGAGACCTTACTAGGTAGTCCTGGTGGAAGGTCCTTGAAGGGGATGGTGGGACACTTTTTTCTCTCATCTGCCTGGTTATGAGGTGAGCATTTGTCTGCCACGTATTCTCACGACACTGTGTTGCTTTGCCACAAGCTCAAAAGCAATAAGTCAACTGGCCATGAACTAAAACCCCTAAACCTTGAcccccaaataaacctttcctttctctatttttttttcagatattttgttCCAACAACCCAAAGCTGACAGAGTACTTCTGGACCAGAGTACAGACAGCACCACACCCTGGCCTCACTATTACTCTGGGCCAGTAGATGATTATTTACTGATTGACATCTTTTCTACTGCACTGCTGGAGCCTGACAAGCTAAAGCCTCTCCAGTGCTTTTATTCAAATGCTTTAGAAGGAGATAGAATGTAGTTAAAATGAAACCTGCAGACTTGCAgctctgcctttgcagcctttctTCCAGTCCCATTCTTAAGATCTAAGATAGGGTGGTAGCCCTGCCCAGGAGCTCCCTGAACCCAACCCCCGAAGCCCACCACATTCACCTTGCGGAGCTTGTCCCTTCCTCCTGATGAGTGGATAGCTTCCATCAGGGCACTGTGCAGGGATGTATCTTTTGGAACTGGCCTTTGAACAACAGGCTTGAATTTTTTCTTTGGCCCAAAAATGCTGGATGGTAGAGCATCATCTGCGTCCTGACCATTTGTAGATAACGGACTGGGCTTTTCCTCTGTCTGTAAAATGATGTAGCTAGTCAGGCTGGACTCTTTTGGAGAGTGGGGAGGCTCATAATTTCCTGGAACCCGTGCAGAGCCATTCATCAGTATCCTCCCAGAGTCATGCGCCTCTGCCAAGAGCGGAGGGGGCGGGTGAGCCTTGTCCAGCGCCTGTGTGGGGTTAGATGTTGAGCTCGCCTTTTGGTTACTTGTAGTTTGCTTTTCATTGAAACCACAGCTCTGTCCCACAGAAACACGATCTCTCTGGGAAGAACTGACTGGGAGGAAATAGGAGTTTCTGTGGACAGCAGCAGGACAGTCTTGAGTGGATGACTTCCCATATGTGCTGCTAGCCTTTACTCTGGGATGGTCTCCGATTGGCAGCTGCACTCCAGGGGTGCTGGAAAGGCAGACAGAGCCCTGGTTTGTCTCATGCTGCTGTGCCTCTGAGTGCGGGTTGGGAGCTGCATCATCTTTCCCAGTGGGGGGTGGTCTAGGCAGCTTTGGTTCTTCATGGCCCTTTTCAGCAGTCTTCTTATGTGGTCTCACCACATCTGCGTGGACTTTTGGAGGCCCCATTTTCTTGGCAATGGCAGAGGCCACGTACTGGCTGGATGTTCTTCTCTGGGGCTTGAGGAATGTGACTTCTGTGGGATGAGCTGCTGGCACTTTCACATGACAGGAGACTGTTGAACGTGGCCGGCTTCTCTCTTCCTCCAGGTGTGCCCCATGTTCCTGTGCGGCAGGCTGCTGCAGGGGAGCGGTCAGTGTGAAGGCTGTCTTCATTCCATTATCTTGCTGTGGTTTTGTGGgtgtggcagtggtggtggtggaggggtaTTTTTTGGCCGTACACTCTGCCGGCCCATTCAGGAGCTTTTCCATTGAGTTGCGCCTCCAGAACTCTTTGACTTTTCCAATAGGTTGACCGTCTGTTTCAACAACAGCTGATGACTGGGGTATGGTCCTGCTCCCATTCACATGAGGACTCACCAGATTCCCTAGTTCATCAATCTTAATGGCACCAGTGGAGAGGGACACGTCCCTGTCATAACATCTCATCTCTGATTTGGGAGGAACAATTTTATATGTAGTGAGGCCATGCTTGAGTCCATAGCTTCCCCCTGAGGTCTGGCCACGATGAGACCATGGTGGGAATGCTGAATTGTTTTCATCTTCACAATCTTTTGGATTCATTGGCAGGGAGTTTACTCTGTGACCTGCCTGAGTCTTCTCACTGTGAGTGGACCCACACACCTTGCCTTTATCCTTTGCTTTTAGGTCATCTATAAAAAGCTTTGAAACAGATGATGTTACTCTGGCATCTATTTCAACTGGATTCTCATCTTCAGATGTGTTGGCTAAGGTTGGCTGATTTCTCTTTCTGATATCttgggaaggaggggagaggtcAGGCTCTTTTCTATTTGTCCTTACATATGGCTGGCTATGCTCAGTCTGAAATGGGGGCAGGTGAGATCTTTGGCTGGCAACACCCCCTGTGTTAAAAATAACAGCATTGTTGCTTCTACTGGAGGAAAGCCCTGAGTCAAAAGGCTCATCAGAAACTTCCCCAATAAATGTGACCGGGATATCATCCACGCCACTATCAGAGATTATGGCTTCTTGCAGACTGTGGTTAGACACACCATTTATAGAGTTGGTTAGGGAGCTGGTATCTGTTTCATAATTTTCTTCCATTCCtgcagagaaagacaaacacaagtCACTAATTGGCACCCCTTGTAGTATTACCAGTGAGTTAGTGAAAGCATGGCTAGAACTTTGATTTCCCCAGGGATTACTACTTTTTCTTAATATGTATGTTAAATGTTATCTTGATTTATAATCTGTATCTGCCTGGGGCCAGAATCTCAACTTTCACCAAAAGCAAAGAGCCATTTGCAGATCCATGATGCTTCAGGGTGAGATATTTAGCTGCCATGTTTTGCCAAATCATTCAATAATAAAATACTCCTAAATTTAATATTCTGGGAAATGTTTTCAAGTGCACTGGGATTTTGCCCTTCCTATTTCTTGTGTTCACTAGACGCACAAGGAGATATGTAGAATGACTTGTGCTAGCTTTAATTTCTTAAAGAGAGAATAAGTAAATCTTGGTGTCTTCAGAATTACACTGACTCTTCAAAACACTAAATGGTGCAAGGGGCCATGTGGTCCCAAACTGTGGGAGACTATATGGCTGGTTCAGATTCCCAGCTCTGTCAACCAAATACCAATGAGAAGGGACTGAACACTGAATTACATAAAATCAGGGTCAGTTTTGACGTTTGTTTCTCCTTGTCTTGTTTTTCTAGTTCATTTTTAATGTGTACCATGAAGAAGAGTGTAGCCTTCTTTGTCTAAAGGATCCTCTACTTACTCACTACAATTATTTGCATCTGCCTTGATCTTAGAGTGTTTTCCCCAGAATGTGTGAGAAGAACAGTGGTGCCATGGGGTGCTTCCATGCCAAGGGTGTTTATCGGGGACAAAAGACTGTGTATTTTGTGCTACCGATGAAGGAGGGGTTTCAGGTTTTAATGAAGACAGCCACTTCTCTTTGtgacattttatattttcctgGCTCATTTTGGTGATCTGGATATTTACATCTTTGATGTGCAGAGAATACAACTTAGCATATAGAAGCAGCATTActttttgcatatttttaaaaactactgaGACCCTTTCTTAATACTACTTGGGACCCTGACAGAAATCAGTCTATCAAGAACAGCCCTCGCCTGAGAGAGGAGGTCATCCCTTACAGACAGGCAAAACAAATCCCAAACAAGTTGTAGTCTGGAGACTTCTTCCTCGtggagtcacaccaaagtactcaGAAAAAGCGCCTTCCCTATTGTCATACCAGATATTATCAAAGTAGGAGGCTGGTAGCTGTTACCTTCCAGGTTGTCATCAAGCTCCGCCAGGGTTTGATGGAAGTGTCCAGTAACGAATATGTCTTCTTCATCATTTGTGGGCATGGTGGCTTTCTCCGTTCTAGGGAATaccaaaaagaaaggaggaatgtTTAATTTCTTAGTATTGATTAGTACTTAGTACTCCTTTCCAGAAATTTCAGTTGCTACTCATGGCTAGGCAGTCCTACATTTACTGGACCACCACTGTCCTTGGAACTACAAAGACTCGGATtctctgcatgtatgtccatgtgtaTATTATATGCAGCATGTAAGCTATGAATGAAATGCATGGTATGTTTGGAGTGTTATGCTCATATTAGCCCTAAAATGTTATCAATACTTGAACCCCATGCAGCTGTAATGTGGTCCCCGTGTTTCATTCTGCTGTACCAGACATGTGAGCATGCTGGTAGTTGTCAGGTACATATCTGCACTGCACTGCACCTGGCATCCTATGAACCGAGGCGCCTGATGACCAGCTGAATGTCATGATGCCAGGGCTGTGTCTCCACACTAGACTCTAAACTGCCAGCCTGTTCCTAACTATCTGCATTTTATCAGTTGTCCCTTAAGCTCAGTCATGTAGGCTTTGGGCTCTGGCACAAGGCACTTTTAAACTTCCTATGCTCTCAAAGAGAATCTCAGAGAGGAGCACATGGAGATATATGGACAGTATTTAGAAATCCTTCAGTTTTGCAAGCCCCTGACTCCCTTTGTGCTGCCTCTCAGCAGTGAGCCACCTGCaagatttggaaaggaagaaacaatTCCCTCCTCTACCATAagaggctttttcttttcttttctttctttccttccttccttccttccttccttccttccttccttccttccttccttccttccttccttctttctttctttctttctttctttctttctttcctttttctccctccccccaaacagggtttctctgtgttgccttggctgtcctggatttgttttatagaccaggctgatcttgaactcacagagatgtgtctgtctctgccttcccgaatgctgggattaca
This genomic window from Meriones unguiculatus strain TT.TT164.6M chromosome 12, Bangor_MerUng_6.1, whole genome shotgun sequence contains:
- the Cobl gene encoding protein cordon-bleu isoform X7: MDAPRALAAKPPTGRKMKARAPPPPGKPVAQNVHSEQKLPHDATLGSQQSLIHMKEALQNSTLDITVVLPSGLEKQSVVSGSHAMMDLLVELCLENHLNPSHHVLEIWSSETQQPLSFKPNTLIGSLNVHTVLLKEKVPEEKVKPGLTKVPEKSVRLVVNYLRTQKAVVRVSPEVPLQNILPVICAKCEVSPDHVVLLRDNIAGEELELSKSLNELGIKELYAWDNRRVLLTKTQSEPSLSCQEMFRKSSLGNDETDKEKKKFLGFFKVNKKSSSKAEHLSQSGADSDEDPVKSASGGDVNGCITTPNSPSMHSRSLTLGPSLSLGNISGMSMKSEMKKRRAPPPPSPGPLGQDKTSEKASLSSQADLQKKKRRAPAPPPPQPPLPSPVVPNRKEDKEENRKSTMVSLPLGPGSHYSMGGVSQVPLEAEETASVGSCFASEDTTEDSGVMSSPSDVISLDSQQDSMRSKDKWSTDQEDCSDQDLAGTPELGPQKSPSWGKNSSGNLILRTEKATMPTNDEEDIFVTGHFHQTLAELDDNLEGMEENYETDTSSLTNSINGVSNHSLQEAIISDSGVDDIPVTFIGEVSDEPFDSGLSSSRSNNAVIFNTGGVASQRSHLPPFQTEHSQPYVRTNRKEPDLSPPSQDIRKRNQPTLANTSEDENPVEIDARVTSSVSKLFIDDLKAKDKGKVCGSTHSEKTQAGHRVNSLPMNPKDCEDENNSAFPPWSHRGQTSGGSYGLKHGLTTYKIVPPKSEMRCYDRDVSLSTGAIKIDELGNLVSPHVNGSRTIPQSSAVVETDGQPIGKVKEFWRRNSMEKLLNGPAECTAKKYPSTTTTATPTKPQQDNGMKTAFTLTAPLQQPAAQEHGAHLEEERSRPRSTVSCHVKVPAAHPTEVTFLKPQRRTSSQYVASAIAKKMGPPKVHADVVRPHKKTAEKGHEEPKLPRPPPTGKDDAAPNPHSEAQQHETNQGSVCLSSTPGVQLPIGDHPRVKASSTYGKSSTQDCPAAVHRNSYFLPVSSSQRDRVSVGQSCGFNEKQTTSNQKASSTSNPTQALDKAHPPPPLLAEAHDSGRILMNGSARVPGNYEPPHSPKESSLTSYIILQTEEKPSPLSTNGQDADDALPSSIFGPKKKFKPVVQRPVPKDTSLHSALMEAIHSSGGRDKLRKTAELTSEGKPKKPSYVEAESERSALLAAIRGHSGTLSLKKVSSLASEELQSFRDAALLAPGLDKAQQEDPGLPPPPALQLPPPPASQAPSAPITVSRFSTATLSNTVDARQALMDAIRSGTGAARLRKVPLLV
- the Cobl gene encoding protein cordon-bleu isoform X3 translates to MSLRKMKARAPPPPGKPVAQNVHSEQKLPHDATLGSQQSLIHMKEALQNSTLDITVVLPSGLEKQSVVSGSHAMMDLLVELCLENHLNPSHHVLEIWSSETQQPLSFKPNTLIGSLNVHTVLLKEKVPEEKVKPGLTKVPEKSVRLVVNYLRTQKAVVRVSPEVPLQNILPVICAKCEVSPDHVVLLRDNIAGEELELSKSLNELGIKELYAWDNRRVLLTKTQSEPSLSCQEMFRKSSLGNDETDKEKKKFLGFFKVNKKSSSKAEHLSQSGADSDEDPVKSASGGDVNGCITTPNSPSMHSRSLTLGPSLSLGNISGMSMKSEMKKRRAPPPPSPGPLGQDKTSEKASLSSQADLQKKKRRAPAPPPPQPPLPSPVVPNRKEDKEENRKSTMGVGRQVPQKPPRGTARGPPQLVLPPPPPYPPPDTDVIEPVTFPGEGAGSETSELKPKLSLPLGPGSHYSMGGVSQVPLEAEETASVGSCFASEDTTEDSGVMSSPSDVISLDSQQDSMRSKDKWSTDQEDCSDQDLAGTPELGPQKSPSWGKNSSGNLILRTEKATMPTNDEEDIFVTGHFHQTLAELDDNLEGMEENYETDTSSLTNSINGVSNHSLQEAIISDSGVDDIPVTFIGEVSDEPFDSGLSSSRSNNAVIFNTGGVASQRSHLPPFQTEHSQPYVRTNRKEPDLSPPSQDIRKRNQPTLANTSEDENPVEIDARVTSSVSKLFIDDLKAKDKGKVCGSTHSEKTQAGHRVNSLPMNPKDCEDENNSAFPPWSHRGQTSGGSYGLKHGLTTYKIVPPKSEMRCYDRDVSLSTGAIKIDELGNLVSPHVNGSRTIPQSSAVVETDGQPIGKVKEFWRRNSMEKLLNGPAECTAKKYPSTTTTATPTKPQQDNGMKTAFTLTAPLQQPAAQEHGAHLEEERSRPRSTVSCHVKVPAAHPTEVTFLKPQRRTSSQYVASAIAKKMGPPKVHADVVRPHKKTAEKGHEEPKLPRPPPTGKDDAAPNPHSEAQQHETNQGSVCLSSTPGVQLPIGDHPRVKASSTYGKSSTQDCPAAVHRNSYFLPVSSSQRDRVSVGQSCGFNEKQTTSNQKASSTSNPTQALDKAHPPPPLLAEAHDSGRILMNGSARVPGNYEPPHSPKESSLTSYIILQTEEKPSPLSTNGQDADDALPSSIFGPKKKFKPVVQRPVPKDTSLHSALMEAIHSSGGRDKLRKTAELTSEGKPKKPSYVEAESERSALLAAIRGHSGTLSLKKVSSLASEELQSFRDAALLAPGLDKAQQEDPGLPPPPALQLPPPPASQAPSAPITVSRFSTATLSNTVDARQALMDAIRSGTGAARLRKVPLLV